The following is a genomic window from Pseudomonas lurida.
TGAACAGGCCCTGGCCGCCTGGCCACGCCTGTGCCTGCACGCGAGCATGCTGAGCTTCACCCATCCGCAAACCGGCGAGCGCTTGCGCTTCGAGTGCCCCGCCCCGTTCTAAAATTGGCAATACGATCAAAATGTGGGAGCGGGCTTGCTCGCGAAGGCGGTGGATCAGTCAGCCTATTGAGTGACTGACGCACCGCCTTCGCGAGCAAGCCCGCTCCCACAGTGAGTTCTGCGTCAGTTCTAGACACCGAGTGAAACCAATACGGTAAACTCCGCGCATTGCTGTCTGGAGCTATTTATGCGCGAAGCGTTGAATCAAGGCCTGATCGACTTCCTCAAGGCCTCCCCTACTCCTTTTCATGCCACCGCGGCCCTGGCCCTGCGCCTGGAAGCGGCCGGCTACCAGCGCCTCGACGAGCGCGAAACCTGGAACACCGAAGCCAACGGGCGCTACTACGTGACCCGCAACGACTCCTCGATCATCGCCTTCAAGCTCGGCCGCCACTCGCCGCTGCAGGGCGGCATCCGCCTGGTCGGCGCCCACACCGACAGTCCGTGCCTGCGGGTCAAGCCGCAGCCGGAGCTGCAGCGCCAAGGTTTCTGGCAGTTGGGCGTCGAAGTCTACGGCGGTGCGCTGCTGGCGCCCTGGTTCGACCGCGACCTGTCCCTGGCCGGCCGCGTCACCTTCCGCCGCGATGGCAAGGTCGAAAGCCAGTTGATCGACTTCAAGCTGCCGATTGCCATCATCCCCAACCTGGCCATTCACCTGAACCGTGAAGCCAATCAGGGTTGGGCGATCAATGCCCAGACCGAGCTGCCGCCGATCCTCGCGCAATTTGCCGGTGATGAGCGCGTGGACTTCCGCGCCGTGCTCACCGAGCAGCTGGCTCGCGAGCATGGGCTGAATGCCGACGTCGTACTCGACTACGAGTTGAGTTTCTACGACACGCAAAGCGCTGCGGTGATCGGCCTGAACGGTGACTTCATCGCCGGCGCGCGCCTGGACAACCTGCTGTCGTGCTACGCCGGCCTGCAGGCCCTGCTCACCAGCGACAGCGAAGAAACCTGCGTGCTGGTGTGCAACGACCATGAAGAAGTCGGCTCGTGCTCGGCGTGCGGCGCCGATGGCCCGATGCTCGAACAGACCCTGCGTCGCCTGCTGCCGGAAGGTGATGAGTTCGTACGTACCATTCAGAAATCCCTGCTGGTGTCTGCAGACAACGCCCACGGCGTGCACCCGAACTACGCCGAGAAGCACGACGCCAACCACGGCCCCAAGCTCAACGCCGGCCCGGTGATCAAGGTCAACAGCAACCAGCGCTACGCCACCAACAGCGAAACCGCCGGGTTCTTCCGCCACCTGTGCATGGCCCAGGAAGTGCCGGTGCAGAGCTTCGTGGTGCGCAGCGACATGGGTTGCGGCTCCACCATCGGCCCGATCACCGCCAGCCACCTGGGCGTGCGGACCGTGGACATCGGCTTGCCGACGTTTGCCATGCACTCCATTCGCGAGCTGTGCGGCAGCCATGACCTGGCGCACCTGGTGAAGGTGCTGGGTGCGTTTTACGCGAGCCACGACTTGCCTTGAGACCGAGGTGCGGCCATTGCGGGCAAGCCCGCTTCCACAGGGGAAGTACCTTCCAACCGTGGGAGCGAGCTTGCCCGCAATGACGATTAAGAACACTCACATCGGTATCTGACCCACATCAATCCCATTTCCCGTAATCCGACCTAGACTTGTCAGTATTCCCACTCCGACAAGGCCGTCGCACCATGATCTCCATGTCCTCCTTCCATGCCATGCTTATCCCGATTCTGATCGGTATGATCATGTTGGCTGTAGGCTTCAACTTCCGTGACAAGCCCCTCGGCGTGTTTGGCATGTGGATCGGCATGCTGTTGATCCTGGGCACCGTGGTGTACAAGATCCTCGCCAAACTGGCCGAATGACGATTGCACTCGTACACTCGGTCAATTCGTCGTTTCCAAGGTTGACCGCCTCGTGCTTTCCCGTCTGTTTGCCCTGCCCTGCTACTGTTTGATCGCCCTGATGACGCTGCTGCCGCTCACGCCTGCCCAAGCCGTGGGCTTGCCCGGCTTGTTGGGCAGTACCAACAAGACCCAACCCCAGGCTGAAGTGCCCCTGGGGCAGTCGTTGGACGAGGTGATCAAGACCCTCGAGAACGACCAGCAGCGCACCCAGCTGCTGAGCGACCTGAAAAAACTCCGTGAGGCCACGAAAAAAGCCCAACCGGCCGCCGAAGAAGGTGTGCTGGGGCTGATCGGCGGCACCCTGGCCAACCTGGAAGCGCAGTTCTCCGGCGCCGACAGCCCGTTGGGGCGCTGGTCCAACGAAGTCGACCTGGCCAAGGAAGAGCTCAGTGCACTGATGCTGCCGGCCAACGAATGGCTGCCGATCATTTTCGGTTTTGCCTTGATCCTTGCGGTATGGAGCCTGCTCGCCGCCGCACTGATCTGGCTTAGCCACCGCGTACGTGAACGCTTCGGCCTGCCCGAAGAACTGCCGCAACACCCACGCACCTGGGACATGGTGCGCTTTGCCCTGCGCAAACTGGGCCCGTGGCTGATCGCATTGGTGATCACGGTCTACCTGAGCTACGCCCTGCCCTCGTCTTTGGGCAAATCCCTGGCGATGGTATTGGCCTACGCGCTAGTGGTGGGCACCTGCTTCTCTGCGATCTGCGTGATTGCCTTTTCCGTACTCGACGGCCCCCATCGCCATCGCGCGCTCTATATCCTGCGCCACCAGGCTTTCCGCCCACTGTGGTGGATTGGCAGTTTTGCCGCCTTCGGTGAAGCCCTGAGCGACCCACGGCTGGTCCAGGCGCTGGGCCAGCATTTGTCCCATACCGCTGCGACGGTTGCCAATGTGATGGCGGCGCTGTCGACCGGTGTGTTTATCCTGCGTTTCCGCCGGCCCATCGCCCACCTGATTCGCAACCAGCCACTGTCCCGCCGCCTGACCCGCCGTGCCCTCAGTGACACCATCGAAATCATCGGCTCCTTTTGGTACATCCCGGCCTTGTTGTTGGTGGGTATCTCGCTGTTCGCCACCTTCGTCTCTGCCGGCGATACCAGCACGGCCTTGCGCCAGTCGCTGCTGTGTACGGTGCTGCTGGTGCTGTGCATGGTGATCAATGGCCTGGTGCGCCGCCACGCCCTCAAGCCGCAGCGCGGGCACAAGCGCCACGCGCTGTACTCCGAACGCCTGAAGAGCTTCGTCTACACCCTGGCCCACCTGGTGGTATGGCTGGTGTTCATCGAGTTGGGCCTGCGGGTGTGGGGCCTGTCGTTGATCCGCTTTACCGAAGGCGATGGCCATGAAGTCAGCGTCAAGTTATTCGGCCTGGCCGGTACCTTGTTGTTTGCCTGGCTGATCTGGATTCTCAGCGACACCGCGATCCATCACGCCCTCACCCGCTCGCGCAAAGGCCTGGCCAATGCGCGGGCGCAGACCATGATGCCGTTGATCCGCAACGTGCTATTCGTGACTATCTTTATCATCGCCGCGATTGTCGCCCTGGCGAACATGGGCATGAACGTCACGCCGCTGCTGGCGGGTGCCGGCGTGATCGGCCTGGCCATCGGTTTTGGCGCGCAATCCCTGGTGGCGGATCTGATCACCGGCCTGTTCATCATCATCGAAGACTCGCTGGCCATCGACGACTACGTGGATGTCGGCGGCCACCTGGGGACCGTGGAGGGCCTGACCATCCGCACGGTGCGCCTGCGCGACATCGACGGCATCGTGCACACCATCCCGTTCAGCGAGATCAAGAGCATCAAGAACTACTCGCGGGAGTTCGGCTACGCGATCTTCCGGGTGGCGATCCCCTACAACATGGAAATCGACGACGCCATCAAGCTGATGCGCGATGTCGGCCAGAAAATGCGCAATGACCCCCTGCAACGCCGCAATATCTGGTCGCCATTGGAAATCCAGGGTGTCGAAAGTTTCGAATCGGGCAGCGCAATTCTAAGGGCGCGGTTCAAGACGGCGCCGATCAAGCAGTGGGAAGTGTCGCGGGCGTTCAACCTGTCGCTCAAGCGTCACCTGGATGAAGCCGGGCTGGACCTGGCGACGCCGCGCTTGAGTGTGCAGGTGGTGACAGGGGCTTCGGGCGGGCTGGAGAAAGAAAAGACTACCTGAACAGTCGGCGCCGGCTTGTGGAATCGTCGCTGCGCGGCGATGGCGTCCTTGAGCCGGCGCCTACAGGGGTGGGGAAGAATCAGTTGGTCAGCGCTGTACCGTCCATCTTCTGGCGTAAGCTCAACGGACGCATATCGGTCCACACTTCCTCGATGTAGGCCAGGCACTCTTTCTTCATGCCACTCTTGCCCACGGTGCGCCAGCCTTCCGGTACAGCCTTGTAGTCAGGCCAGATGGAATACTGTTCTTCATGGTTGACCACTACCTGAAACAGGATGTCGTCGCGGTCAAATACTGAGGTCATTGCTGTTCTCCATCGCTAAAAGGCTGGCTGCGCACCGCGCGCAGCACTGATATCTGTAGAAACGTACCAAGCTGCGAAAAAATTAGAGGCTGGCCACCGCCGCAGCCAACGCGCGTCCGAAGATGTCCGCCACGCGGTCCACTTCGGCGGCGGTGATCACCAGCGGCGGCAGGAAACGCACGACACTGCCGTGCCGACCACCCAGCTCCAGGATCAGGCCGCGCTTGAGGCATTCGCGCTGCACCAGCGGCGCCAACTGACGATGCACCGGTGGATGGCCCTGGATGTCTGGGATGCCACTTGGGTCTACCAGCTCCACGCCAAGCATCAGCCCACGGCCGCGAATATCGCCCAGGTGCGGGAAATCGCGCTGCAGGATGCGCAGGTGTTCACCCAGGCGCTCGCCCATGGCGGCCGCGTGGCCGGCAAGGTCGTGGTCCTTCAGGTAGCGCATCACCGCCGAACCCGCCGCCATCGCCATCTGGTTGCCACGGAAGGTCCCGGCATGCGCACCCGGCAGCCAGGTGTCGAGCCAGTCGCGATACACCACCACTGCCAGCGGCAGGCTGCCGCCGATGGCCTTGGACATCACCACCACATCCGGGATAATGCCGGCATGTTCGAAGGCAAACATCTTGCCGGTGCGGCCAAATCCGCTCTGGATTTCATCGACGATCAACGCCACACCCGCTTGTTCGGTGATGCGTCGCAGGCCACGCAGCCAGTCGAGGTCAGCCGGAATCACACCGCCCTCGCCCTGCACCACCTCGACAATGACCGCCGCCGGCAGCAATACGCCGGCCTCCGGGTCGTTCAGCAGGTTTTCCAGGTAATGCAGGTTGACCCGCACCCCTTCTGTGCCGCCCAGGCCGAACGGGCAACGGTAATCGTAGGGGTAGGGCAAGAATTGCACGCCATTGCCAAGCAACGCCCCCAAGGGTTTCTTCGGCCCCAGGCTGCCCATCAGGCTCAAGGCACCCTGGCTCATACCGTGGTAACCGCCCTGGAATGACAGCACCGTGCTACGCCCGGTGGCGGTACGCACCAGCTTCAACGCGGCTTCCACCGCATCCGTGCCAGTGGGTCCGCAGAACTGGATTTTTGCTTCCCGTGCCAGCGTCGGCGGCAACAGCCCGAACAAGTCCTGCACGAACTGGTCCTTGACCGGAGTAGTCAGGTCCAATGTGTGCAGTGGCAGTTCATCGGCCAGCACCTGCTGGATGGCCTCAATCACCACCGGGTGATTGTGCCCCAACGCGAGGGTGCCGGCGCCGGCCAGGCAGTCGATAAAACTGCGGCCCTCCACGTCTTCCACGTAAATGCCCTTGGCGCGCTTGAGCGCCAGGGGAATGCGTCGGGGGTAGCTACGGGCGTTGGACTCTTGCTGGCGCTGGCGGGCGAGCAACGGGGTTTCGTCGAACTGGTAGAGCGTTTCATGCACCTGGGCGTCTTCGATACGGGTGGTAGCGACTGACATTTCTCGATCCCTCAATACGCTGATGATGGTGACCAAACTGCCGATCCGCTGGCGTCTGGCCCAAGGGGCATGCGCACGGATTTCCTGTTCTGGAAACGCACCAGCACGGGAGGGATTTAGTGACCACCGATCTTTAACTGATGGATGAAGCCCCAAGCCCGCTCCCACATTTGGAATCGCACTCGGTTTTATAACCCAAGGTATTTTTCATTCAGCGCATATAAAATCGCGCAGGTCTCCGCATCCAGAAACCCGCAATAATCCCGCGACCGAAAGTGCATCTGGAACGCCCGCGTTCTCTGTTCAAAGGCTTGCCGGTTCTTCGCCGGCGCATACCCGTAACGCTGAAACGCCCGCTCCACCTCGACCTCCGGCGGCAACCCGACACAGAACCGACGCTGATACATTGCCTGCGTTGCCTCATCAAACCAGGCCCCTACCCCCGCTTCATGCAGACACTGCCACGGCAGCCGGGGCCCTGGATCGCTCTTGCGCCCGTACGCCACGTCCGAGTGTCCGAGGATGTCGGTAGGCCCGATCTGTGGATAACGCCCAAGAACGTCGCGAACCAGCGCAATCAACACCTCTATTTGTTCCTCCGCGTAGGCAGGAAACGTGAACACGCCGCCGTCGTCCCGCGCCAGGTTGACGAGCTCGACGCCGATCGAGCGACTGTTAAGGTTACCGCGCCCCGCCCAATGGCTCCCCCCGGCATGCCAGGCGCGCTTGTCCTCCTCCACCAATCGAAAGACCCGCAACTCTTCATAGCCGGCAGCGCTGTAGCTGGGGTCGTCGGGGTCGGGCAGCAGATAGTGCGCACTGACCCCATCCTGCGTCAGGGTGCGCAGGGAGGAGCCGAACGGTGCCGCCGTGTAATGCAGGATCACCTGCCGCACCGGCTCGCCGTCACGTTCATTGAAGCCTTGGGCAGGAAAACTGGTATCGATGACCAACATAAGAACCGTCCTTTTCAATACAGGCCGAGTCGTTCAGCCCGTTCAAGCGCAAAAAAATTACCGCCATCCTGAAGCCTTGAACTTCAGGAGGGCGGTAACTATTTGGCACTTGAAAGGAAAGTAATCAGCGCCGCAGCGGCATACCCAGGTCCACGCGCAGGCCATCTGGCTGGCTGTCGAACTTCAACGAGCAGGAACAGCGCTGCACAATCGCTTGCACGATTGCCAGGCCGAGGCCGCAGCCTTCGCTGTTGCCGTTGCGCCAGAAGCGCTGGGTCAGGTACTGCAGGTCCTCGGCGCTGATCTGCTTGCCGTGGTCACGCACGCGGAACACCACGTTATCGGCGGCAGTGAATACACTGAGTTCCACCCGGGTATCGGCCGGTGTATGGCGCAAGGCGTTGTCCAGCAGGTTGCGCAACGCTGCGACCGCCAGGCCCACTGGCATTTCCACCGGAGTGGCCAAGAGGTTGTCCGGCAGGATCAGGTCGATACGCGAGTTGTCACCGGCATTGGCATCCTGGATCGCCAGCCGTGCCACATCCTCGGCACTGGAGTGCATGCCATCGTCGAACGACAGGTTACCCTCCACCCGCGCCAGCAGTAGCAATTGCTCCAGGGTGCGGTGCAGGCGGTCGGCGCCCTCCTCGGCGTGGGCCAGGGACTGGTCGCGGGCCGCGCCTTCGGTCATGCGCGCCACTTGCAGATGGGTCTTGATCGCCGTCAGAGGGCTGCGCAGTTCGTGGGCAGCATCACCCGTAAGGCGGCGTTCGCGCTCGATGGTCTTGGCAATGCGTTGCAAGAGTTGGTTCTGGGTGTCGAGCAGGGGCTTGAGTTCGCTGGGCAACGGGTGGATCTGCAGCGGTTCGAGGGAGTCAGCACTGCGGCGCATCAAGGCGTCACGCATGCGATTGAGCGGCAGCAGGCTCTGGCCAATCCCCAGCCACAACAGGCACAGGCAGCCAAGCATCGCCACGCCCACCGGCACCGACGCCGCCAGCAAGATCGACAGGTTCAGGGCCTCGCGCTCTACTTGGCGGTCGGCGGTGGTGATTAAAAGATCGCCGCGGGACAGGGTGAAACTGCGCCAGCCCACGCCATCGATGACCTGGTCACGAAACCCGCTCTTGCGCGATTCCAGCCCTTCGTCCGGCGTGGTGTGGCTGCGCGCCAGGACTTCCCCGCGCAGGGAACTGACCTGACAGGCCATGCCACCGGGCACATGCAATTGTTCGGCACTGAAGTGCGCACCGCCGCTCACACTGGCCAGGCCGGGCATCTGCTCGGTCAACCCCGCCACCATGCGGGCCGAGGCCACCAGGCGCTGATCGAGGGAGAACATCATCTGGTTGCGCAGATCGTTGAGCATCCAGGCAGCCGCCAAGACCCAGATCAGCACGAAAGCGGCGCCCAGCTTGAACGTCAGGCGCAGGCGCAGGCTTTTCACGAGGCGTCCTCGCCCCCGTCAGCCGGGCCGAGGCGGTACCCAAGGCCGCGCACGGTCTCGACAATGCCATTGCCCAATTTGCGCCGCAGGTGGTGGATATGCACGTTGAGGGCATTGCTTTCCAACTCATCGTTGAAACCGTAGACGCTGTCCTTGAGCTGCTCGCTGGACAGCACACGCCCCTTGTTATGCAGCAGCGCTTGCAACAGCGCCTGTTCGCGGCGCGACAAGTCGACGGGTTCGCCGCCCAGGAACGTCTCGCGGCTGCTTGGATCATAGGCCAGGCGACCATGCTCGATCAGGTTGACGCTGCGCCCTGCCACCCGGCGCAACAGGGTTTGCAGGCGCGCGGCGAGTTCGCGCAGGTCGAAGGGTTTGAGCAAGTAGTCATCGGCGCCGGCTTGCAGGCCGTCGACGCGGTTGGTCACCGAGTCCCGCGCGGTCAGGATCAGCACCGGGATTTCGAGGCCCTGGCTGCGCTGTTGCTGCAATAGCTTGAGGCCGTCTTCATCCGGCAGCCCGAGATCGAGCACCATGATGTCGAACGTGGCCGCCTTGAGCATCGCGCGTGCGGCCCCCGCCGTGGCCACGCGTTCGACGGTAAAACCTTGGGCGGTAAGGCCGGCCACAATGCCGCTGGCGATCAGTTCGTCGTCTTCGCAGACCAAT
Proteins encoded in this region:
- a CDS encoding response regulator, which produces MHVLVCEDDELIASGIVAGLTAQGFTVERVATAGAARAMLKAATFDIMVLDLGLPDEDGLKLLQQQRSQGLEIPVLILTARDSVTNRVDGLQAGADDYLLKPFDLRELAARLQTLLRRVAGRSVNLIEHGRLAYDPSSRETFLGGEPVDLSRREQALLQALLHNKGRVLSSEQLKDSVYGFNDELESNALNVHIHHLRRKLGNGIVETVRGLGYRLGPADGGEDAS
- a CDS encoding M18 family aminopeptidase, with translation MREALNQGLIDFLKASPTPFHATAALALRLEAAGYQRLDERETWNTEANGRYYVTRNDSSIIAFKLGRHSPLQGGIRLVGAHTDSPCLRVKPQPELQRQGFWQLGVEVYGGALLAPWFDRDLSLAGRVTFRRDGKVESQLIDFKLPIAIIPNLAIHLNREANQGWAINAQTELPPILAQFAGDERVDFRAVLTEQLAREHGLNADVVLDYELSFYDTQSAAVIGLNGDFIAGARLDNLLSCYAGLQALLTSDSEETCVLVCNDHEEVGSCSACGADGPMLEQTLRRLLPEGDEFVRTIQKSLLVSADNAHGVHPNYAEKHDANHGPKLNAGPVIKVNSNQRYATNSETAGFFRHLCMAQEVPVQSFVVRSDMGCGSTIGPITASHLGVRTVDIGLPTFAMHSIRELCGSHDLAHLVKVLGAFYASHDLP
- a CDS encoding N-acetylmuramoyl-L-alanine amidase, with protein sequence MLVIDTSFPAQGFNERDGEPVRQVILHYTAAPFGSSLRTLTQDGVSAHYLLPDPDDPSYSAAGYEELRVFRLVEEDKRAWHAGGSHWAGRGNLNSRSIGVELVNLARDDGGVFTFPAYAEEQIEVLIALVRDVLGRYPQIGPTDILGHSDVAYGRKSDPGPRLPWQCLHEAGVGAWFDEATQAMYQRRFCVGLPPEVEVERAFQRYGYAPAKNRQAFEQRTRAFQMHFRSRDYCGFLDAETCAILYALNEKYLGL
- a CDS encoding mechanosensitive ion channel family protein: MLSRLFALPCYCLIALMTLLPLTPAQAVGLPGLLGSTNKTQPQAEVPLGQSLDEVIKTLENDQQRTQLLSDLKKLREATKKAQPAAEEGVLGLIGGTLANLEAQFSGADSPLGRWSNEVDLAKEELSALMLPANEWLPIIFGFALILAVWSLLAAALIWLSHRVRERFGLPEELPQHPRTWDMVRFALRKLGPWLIALVITVYLSYALPSSLGKSLAMVLAYALVVGTCFSAICVIAFSVLDGPHRHRALYILRHQAFRPLWWIGSFAAFGEALSDPRLVQALGQHLSHTAATVANVMAALSTGVFILRFRRPIAHLIRNQPLSRRLTRRALSDTIEIIGSFWYIPALLLVGISLFATFVSAGDTSTALRQSLLCTVLLVLCMVINGLVRRHALKPQRGHKRHALYSERLKSFVYTLAHLVVWLVFIELGLRVWGLSLIRFTEGDGHEVSVKLFGLAGTLLFAWLIWILSDTAIHHALTRSRKGLANARAQTMMPLIRNVLFVTIFIIAAIVALANMGMNVTPLLAGAGVIGLAIGFGAQSLVADLITGLFIIIEDSLAIDDYVDVGGHLGTVEGLTIRTVRLRDIDGIVHTIPFSEIKSIKNYSREFGYAIFRVAIPYNMEIDDAIKLMRDVGQKMRNDPLQRRNIWSPLEIQGVESFESGSAILRARFKTAPIKQWEVSRAFNLSLKRHLDEAGLDLATPRLSVQVVTGASGGLEKEKTT
- a CDS encoding ATP-binding protein encodes the protein MKSLRLRLTFKLGAAFVLIWVLAAAWMLNDLRNQMMFSLDQRLVASARMVAGLTEQMPGLASVSGGAHFSAEQLHVPGGMACQVSSLRGEVLARSHTTPDEGLESRKSGFRDQVIDGVGWRSFTLSRGDLLITTADRQVEREALNLSILLAASVPVGVAMLGCLCLLWLGIGQSLLPLNRMRDALMRRSADSLEPLQIHPLPSELKPLLDTQNQLLQRIAKTIERERRLTGDAAHELRSPLTAIKTHLQVARMTEGAARDQSLAHAEEGADRLHRTLEQLLLLARVEGNLSFDDGMHSSAEDVARLAIQDANAGDNSRIDLILPDNLLATPVEMPVGLAVAALRNLLDNALRHTPADTRVELSVFTAADNVVFRVRDHGKQISAEDLQYLTQRFWRNGNSEGCGLGLAIVQAIVQRCSCSLKFDSQPDGLRVDLGMPLRR
- a CDS encoding aspartate aminotransferase family protein, with protein sequence MSVATTRIEDAQVHETLYQFDETPLLARQRQQESNARSYPRRIPLALKRAKGIYVEDVEGRSFIDCLAGAGTLALGHNHPVVIEAIQQVLADELPLHTLDLTTPVKDQFVQDLFGLLPPTLAREAKIQFCGPTGTDAVEAALKLVRTATGRSTVLSFQGGYHGMSQGALSLMGSLGPKKPLGALLGNGVQFLPYPYDYRCPFGLGGTEGVRVNLHYLENLLNDPEAGVLLPAAVIVEVVQGEGGVIPADLDWLRGLRRITEQAGVALIVDEIQSGFGRTGKMFAFEHAGIIPDVVVMSKAIGGSLPLAVVVYRDWLDTWLPGAHAGTFRGNQMAMAAGSAVMRYLKDHDLAGHAAAMGERLGEHLRILQRDFPHLGDIRGRGLMLGVELVDPSGIPDIQGHPPVHRQLAPLVQRECLKRGLILELGGRHGSVVRFLPPLVITAAEVDRVADIFGRALAAAVASL
- a CDS encoding MbtH family protein — translated: MTSVFDRDDILFQVVVNHEEQYSIWPDYKAVPEGWRTVGKSGMKKECLAYIEEVWTDMRPLSLRQKMDGTALTN